From Mastacembelus armatus chromosome 13, fMasArm1.2, whole genome shotgun sequence, one genomic window encodes:
- the LOC113142465 gene encoding tapasin-like isoform X1, which yields MGLILKILIYFHLCAGALCVHEVSWLPCKFTDEHVFQNNEGHTETKLIHREAMVQFGQKGDAPVNPDAITFLVTGSRLDLRRYVETVEGEQLECEMRRYSTKGIHVHWPVQRDQEYNRWFSCTLKDSKGLFMVSGYLRHPSDQPPSGQEDYRSWPAIGDKEILTTTVALVIKTQSTSVKASLGSQQKLHCQFAVDHRGPNVTVEWHWQNRGERTRLFSHTSRSGQTQGSGVGLKSLAGGDASYTLPFSKMTSEGTYACSVLVNPLFAHVDINLHIEEPPRVSINIGPILSLQEGGEQKVVCDAEGYYPLDVEIAWYEQDPTASGHRVGAPLPKAVQNLLMSSHKHNHDKTYSVSAFFYLQASLRDSGRQFTCTVSHKSLRVPIKKSFILNVQEPSSGIFNVTVGIILVTLVVLLCVMLRYLHTAREKSVQKKPY from the exons GGGCTCTGTGTGTCCATGAGGTATCATGGCTGCCGTGTAAGTTCACTGATGAGCATGTATTTCAGAATAATGAAGGACACACAGAGACTAAGCTCATTCACAGAGAGGCCATGGTGCAGTTTGGTCAAAAAGGAGATGCTCCTGTTAACCCAGATGCCATCACTTTCCTGGTCACTG GATCCAGGTTGGACCTGCGGCGGTATGTGGAGACGGTGGAGGGAGAGCAGTTGGAGTGTGAGATGCGCAGGTACAGCACAAAGGGCATCCATGTTCACTGGCCTGTCCAGAGGGATCAGGAGTACAACCGCTGGTTTAGCTGCACTCTAAAAGACAGCAAAGGCCTGTTCATGGTCTCTGGTTACCTCAGACATCCATCTGACCAACCCCCCTCAGGACAGGAGGACTACCGCAGCTGGCCTGCTATTGGGGACAAGGAGATACTCACAACAACAG TTGCCCTGgtcattaaaacacaatctaCATCAGTGAAAGCAAGCCTGGGCTCCCAACAAAAGCTCCACTGCCAGTTTGCTGTTGACCACAGAGGTCCGAATGTCACTGTGGAGTGGCACTGGCAAAATCGCGGAGAGAGAACCAGACTCTTCAGCCATACCAGTCGCTCAGGGCAGACACAGGGGAGTGGGGTTGGGCTGAAGAGCCTGGCAGGTGGGGATGCTTCCTATACCCTCCCCTTCAGCAAGATGACCAGTGAGGGGACATATGCTTGCTCAGTTTTAGTGAATCCACTGTTTGCCCATGTGGATATAAATCTGCACATTGAAG AACCTCCCCGTGTCTCCATCAATATTGGACCTATTCTCTCGCTGCAGGAGGGTGGGGAGCAGAAGGTTGTTTGTGATGCAGAAGGCTACTACCCTCTGGATGTGGAGATAGCTTGGTACGAGCAGGACCCTACAGCATCAGGCCATAGAGTCGGTGCGCCTCTCCCCAAGGCTGTGCAAAACCTTCTGATGTCCAGCCATAAACACAACCACGACAAGACCTACTCAGTCTCAGCTTTCTTCTACCTCCAGGCTTCACTCAGGGACTCGGGGAGACAGTTTACATGCACGGTCTCCCACAAATCTTTGAGAGTGCCAATCAAAAAGAGCTTCATCTTGAATGTACAAG aGCCAAGCAGCGGGATTTTTAACGTCACTGTTGGCATCATTTTGGTCACACTGGTGGTCTTGCTGTGTGTGATGCTGCGCTACCTGCACACAG CAAGAGAAAAATCAGTGCAG AAAAAACCATACTGA
- the LOC113142465 gene encoding tapasin-related protein-like isoform X2 has protein sequence MGLILKILIYFHLCAGALCVHEVSWLPCKFTDEHVFQNNEGHTETKLIHREAMVQFGQKGDAPVNPDAITFLVTGSRLDLRRYVETVEGEQLECEMRRYSTKGIHVHWPVQRDQEYNRWFSCTLKDSKGLFMVSGYLRHPSDQPPSGQEDYRSWPAIGDKEILTTTVALVIKTQSTSVKASLGSQQKLHCQFAVDHRGPNVTVEWHWQNRGERTRLFSHTSRSGQTQGSGVGLKSLAGGDASYTLPFSKMTSEGTYACSVLVNPLFAHVDINLHIEEPPRVSINIGPILSLQEGGEQKVVCDAEGYYPLDVEIAWYEQDPTASGHRVGAPLPKAVQNLLMSSHKHNHDKTYSVSAFFYLQASLRDSGRQFTCTVSHKSLRVPIKKSFILNVQAREKSVQKKPY, from the exons GGGCTCTGTGTGTCCATGAGGTATCATGGCTGCCGTGTAAGTTCACTGATGAGCATGTATTTCAGAATAATGAAGGACACACAGAGACTAAGCTCATTCACAGAGAGGCCATGGTGCAGTTTGGTCAAAAAGGAGATGCTCCTGTTAACCCAGATGCCATCACTTTCCTGGTCACTG GATCCAGGTTGGACCTGCGGCGGTATGTGGAGACGGTGGAGGGAGAGCAGTTGGAGTGTGAGATGCGCAGGTACAGCACAAAGGGCATCCATGTTCACTGGCCTGTCCAGAGGGATCAGGAGTACAACCGCTGGTTTAGCTGCACTCTAAAAGACAGCAAAGGCCTGTTCATGGTCTCTGGTTACCTCAGACATCCATCTGACCAACCCCCCTCAGGACAGGAGGACTACCGCAGCTGGCCTGCTATTGGGGACAAGGAGATACTCACAACAACAG TTGCCCTGgtcattaaaacacaatctaCATCAGTGAAAGCAAGCCTGGGCTCCCAACAAAAGCTCCACTGCCAGTTTGCTGTTGACCACAGAGGTCCGAATGTCACTGTGGAGTGGCACTGGCAAAATCGCGGAGAGAGAACCAGACTCTTCAGCCATACCAGTCGCTCAGGGCAGACACAGGGGAGTGGGGTTGGGCTGAAGAGCCTGGCAGGTGGGGATGCTTCCTATACCCTCCCCTTCAGCAAGATGACCAGTGAGGGGACATATGCTTGCTCAGTTTTAGTGAATCCACTGTTTGCCCATGTGGATATAAATCTGCACATTGAAG AACCTCCCCGTGTCTCCATCAATATTGGACCTATTCTCTCGCTGCAGGAGGGTGGGGAGCAGAAGGTTGTTTGTGATGCAGAAGGCTACTACCCTCTGGATGTGGAGATAGCTTGGTACGAGCAGGACCCTACAGCATCAGGCCATAGAGTCGGTGCGCCTCTCCCCAAGGCTGTGCAAAACCTTCTGATGTCCAGCCATAAACACAACCACGACAAGACCTACTCAGTCTCAGCTTTCTTCTACCTCCAGGCTTCACTCAGGGACTCGGGGAGACAGTTTACATGCACGGTCTCCCACAAATCTTTGAGAGTGCCAATCAAAAAGAGCTTCATCTTGAATGTACAAG CAAGAGAAAAATCAGTGCAG AAAAAACCATACTGA